In the Hordeum vulgare subsp. vulgare chromosome 7H, MorexV3_pseudomolecules_assembly, whole genome shotgun sequence genome, one interval contains:
- the LOC123410446 gene encoding GDSL esterase/lipase At5g45910-like, translating to MGSRGILVAAAFMAAALAILLPSAEAAYLRGGGPFDSIFAFGDSFTDTGNNPVVFGWYNIFDVVMRPPYGMTFFGGRPTGRNCNGRLIIDFIAQGLGLPLVPPYLSHKGSFRQGANFAVGSATALNSSFFHIGDPPGANPFPLNISLEVQLGWFEELKPYLCQTDQECKDFFGRSLFFVGEFGINDYQYSFGKKSMQEIRAFVPDLIQTISMGAQRVIEHGAKTLVVPGMIPSGCAPPVLVTFEDADASEYDATTGCLKEPNEIVKLHNSLLRDAVQKLRAEHPDVTIIHTDLFNHVMEMVKSPEKFGIKKDDALKVCCGGRGRYHYNLSVACGDEAATTCEDPSTHLFWDGVHLTEAAYHHIAQDWLNTIVSSLPTTASS from the exons ATGGGTAGTCGTGGAATATTGGTGGCGGCAGCCTTCATGGCGGCGGCGCTTGCCATTTTGCTCCCGTCGGCTGAGGCGGCCTACCTCCGCGGTGGCGGGCCGTTCGACTCCATCTTCGCCTTTGGTGACTCCTTCACGGACACTGGCAACAACCCCGTCGTCTTCGGCTGGTACAACATCTTTGACGTTGTGATGCGCCCTCCCTACGGCATGACCTTCTTCGGCGGTCGCCCCACTGGTCGCAACTGCAACGGCCGCCTCATCATAGACTTCATTG CTCAAGGCCTAGGCTTGCCTCTCGTGCCACCATACCTGTCGCACAAGGGGAGCTTCCGGCAGGGCGCCAACTTCGCTGTCGGCAGCGCCACAGCTCTCaactccagtttcttccacatcgGGGACCCTCCCGGCGCCAACCCGTTCCCCCTCAACATCAGCCTCGAAGTGCAGCTTGGCTGGTTCGAGGAGCTCAAGCCTTACTTGTGCCAAACGGACCAAG AGTGCAAGGATTTCTTTGGCAGATCACTCTTCTTCGTGGGTGAGTTCGGGATCAACGACTACCAATACTCGTTTGGGAAGAAGAGCATGCAAGAAATCAGAGCATTCGTGCCAGATCTCATCCAGACCATCTCCATGGGTGCCCAG AGAGTGATCGAGCATGGGGCCAAGACTCTTGTTGTCCCTGGCATGATCCCGTCTGGATGCGCGCCGCCGGTTCTCGTCACCTTCGAGGACGCCGATGCTTCGGAGTACGACGCCACCACCGGTTGTCTCAAGGAGCCCAACGAGATCGTGAAGCTCCACAACTCTCTGTTGCGAGACGCTGTCCAGAAGCTGCGGGCGGAGCACCCCGATGTGACCATCATCCACACCGACCTGTTCAACCACGTTATGGAGATGGTCAAGTCGCCTGAAAAATTCG GGATTAAAAAAGACGATGCTCTTAAAGTTTGCTGTGGAGGACGTGGGAGGTACCACTACAACCTCTCGGTCGCTTGTGGCGACGAAGCCGCGACGACGTGCGAGGATCCGTCCACTCATCTATTCTGGGATGGTGTCCACCTGACGGAGGCAGCTTACCACCACATTGCTCAAGATTGGCTCAACACCATAGTAAGCAGTCTGCCTACAACAGCTAGCTCTTAA
- the LOC123410618 gene encoding GDSL esterase/lipase At5g45910-like, which produces MGSRGILVAAAFMAAALAILLPSAEAAYLRGGGPFDSIFAFGDSFTDTGNNPVVFGWYNIFDVVMRPPYGMTFFGGRPTGRNCNGRLIIDFIAQGLGLPLVPPYLSHKGSFRQGANFAVGSATALNSSFFHIGDPPGANPFPLNISLEVQLGWFEELKPYLCQTDQECKDFFGRSLFFVGEFGINDYQYSFGKKSMQEIRAFVPDLIQTISMGAQRVIEHGAKTLVVPGMIPSGCAPPVLVTFEDADASEYDATTGCLKEPNEIVKLHNSLLRDAVQKLRAEHPDVTIIHTDLFNHVMEMVKSPEKFGIKKDDALKVCCGGRGRYHYNLSVACGDEAATTCEDPSTHLFWDGVHLTEAAYHHIAQDWLNTIVSSLPTTASS; this is translated from the exons ATGGGTAGTCGTGGAATATTGGTGGCGGCAGCCTTCATGGCGGCGGCGCTTGCCATTTTGCTCCCGTCGGCTGAGGCAGCCTACCTCCGCGGTGGCGGGCCGTTCGACTCCATCTTCGCCTTTGGTGACTCCTTCACGGACACTGGCAACAACCCCGTCGTCTTCGGCTGGTACAACATCTTTGACGTTGTGATGCGCCCTCCCTACGGCATGACCTTCTTCGGCGGTCGCCCCACTGGTCGCAACTGCAACGGCCGCCTCATCATAGACTTCATTG CTCAAGGCCTAGGCTTGCCTCTCGTGCCACCATACCTGTCGCACAAGGGGAGCTTCCGGCAGGGCGCCAACTTCGCTGTCGGCAGCGCCACAGCTCTCaactccagtttcttccacatcgGGGACCCTCCCGGCGCCAACCCGTTCCCCCTCAACATCAGCCTCGAAGTGCAGCTTGGCTGGTTCGAGGAGCTCAAGCCTTACTTGTGCCAAACGGACCAAG AGTGCAAGGATTTCTTTGGCAGATCACTCTTCTTCGTGGGTGAGTTCGGGATCAACGACTACCAATACTCGTTTGGGAAGAAGAGCATGCAAGAAATCAGAGCATTCGTGCCAGATCTCATCCAGACCATCTCCATGGGTGCCCAG AGAGTGATCGAGCATGGGGCCAAGACTCTTGTTGTCCCTGGCATGATCCCGTCTGGATGCGCGCCGCCGGTTCTCGTCACCTTCGAGGACGCCGATGCTTCGGAGTACGACGCCACCACCGGTTGTCTCAAGGAGCCCAACGAGATCGTGAAGCTCCACAACTCTCTGTTGCGAGACGCTGTCCAGAAGCTGCGGGCGGAGCACCCCGATGTGACCATCATCCACACCGACCTGTTCAACCACGTTATGGAGATGGTCAAGTCGCCTGAAAAATTCG GGATTAAAAAAGACGATGCTCTTAAAGTTTGCTGTGGAGGACGTGGGAGGTACCACTACAACCTCTCGGTCGCTTGTGGCGACGAAGCCGCGACGACGTGCGAGGATCCGTCCACTCATCTATTCTGGGATGGTGTCCACCTGACGGAGGCAGCTTACCACCACATTGCTCAAGATTGGCTCAACACCATAGTAAGCAGTCTGCCTACAACAGCTAGCTCTTAA
- the LOC123411464 gene encoding B3 domain-containing protein Os06g0194400-like: MAGAIPYEEQRRRQVEENKRKLDQLKLHHLSAALRDAAAAPKPSPVKSAKRKPRGPAPADAPTRRSGRVASLPDQPKYRFEDVYADIDKMRRGGSRAHSTRSDLIDRVYATDEARAHATDLAEQLQGKLDPGHHSFVKPMTQSHVTGGFWLGLPKEFCNKHLPKHDGWITLVDDKGTKSDSYYLARKWGLSAQWKAFAVNHELVDGDCLVFELIHQTMFKVHIIRQSSYYE; this comes from the exons ATGGCCGGAGCGATCCCGTACGAGGAGCAGCGCCGGAGGCAGGTGGAGGAGAACAAGCGCAAGCTCGACCAGCTCAAGCTGCACCACCTCTCCGCCGCCCTcagggacgccgccgccgcccccaagcCCTCGCCG GTCAAATCTGCGAAGCGGAAGCCTCGAGGGCCGGCGCCGGCGGACGCCCCGACCCGGCGCTCCGGCCGCGTCGCCAGCCTCCCCGACCAGCCCAAGTACCGGTTCGAG GATGTCTATGCCGACATTGATAAGATGAGGAGGGG GGGGAGCAGGGCGCACAGCACAAGGAGTGACCTGATTGATCGAGTCTACGCGACCGACGAGGCCAGGGCCCATGCCACTGACCTGGCCGAGCAGCTGCAGGGCAAGCTGGACCCCGGCCACCACAGCTTCGTCAAGCCCATGACCCAGTCACACGTCACAGGAGGCTTCTGGCTA GGCCTCCCCAAGGAGTTCTGCAACAAGCATCTCCCAAAGCATGACGGGTGGATCACTTTGGTGGATGACAAGGGTACCAAGTCCGATTCGTACTACCTTGCGCGTAAGTGGGGCCTCAGCGCCCAGTGGAAAGCGTTCGCCGTCAACCACGAGCTGGTCGATGGTGACTGCCTGGTGTTCGAGCTCATCCACCAGACAATGTTCAAG gtccaCATTATCAGGCAAAGTTCATATTATGAGTAA
- the LOC123412571 gene encoding uncharacterized protein LOC123412571, whose translation MYELHAICGVNKNVSGPVGTDAKCYHTHANFLATPKGAQFPTGTTPLLFFAEVCNGDDEDRAGAQPFVCRVSVPLPCAERVRCLYCDHMGIRIVHPDWEDFHGRKLEFEKMVRGEDPCDKDFDPAVDRPYYTNMNIINHSRVTTERLNGRVEEDRLYNDPLEDSSDGYGSDLTLMSEEYDSDLDLDSMTEERHPMVITSCCSVY comes from the exons ATGTATGAGCTTCATGCTATCTGTGGTGTGAACAAAAACGTATCAGGCCCAGTTGGCACTGATGCTAAGTGCTACCACACTCATGCCAATTTCCTGGCAACTCCCAAAGGCGCTCAGTTTCCTACCGGCACAACTCCATTGCTATTCTTTGCTGAGGTGtgcaatggtgatgatgaagacagAGCTGGAGCACAACCCTTCGTCTGCCGTGTGTCGGTGCCGTTACCATGCGCTG AACGGGTACGGTGCCTTTACTGCGATCACATGGGGATCAGGATCGTGCATCCGGATTGGGAAGACTTCCATGGGCGCAAGTTGGAGTTTGAGAAGATGGTCCGTGGAGAAGACCCCTGTGACAAAGATTTTGATCCTGCAGTGGACCGGCCATATTACaccaacatgaacatcatcaacCATAGCCGCGTGACAACGGAGAGGCTTAATGGTAGGGTAGAAGAGGATCGCCTTTATAATGATCCGTTGGAGGATAGTAGTGATGGGTATGGTAGCGACCTGACTTTGATGAGCGAAGAGTATGATAGTGATTTAGATTTGGATTCCATGACTGAAGAGCGTCACCCCATGGTAATAACATCGTGTTGTAGCGTTTATTAA
- the LOC123411172 gene encoding uncharacterized protein LOC123411172 isoform X1 — protein MAAVALLAARPAPAPGGPARKAGPLPAAGWRVRPHSLRSVPPPGVAGRGGARAARPTRAAMGGCDLFALDFDGVFCDSCGESSLSAVKAAKVRWPWVFERVDAAMEEWIVERMHTLRPVIETGYENLLLVRLLVEIQIPSVRKSSVADGLSIQEILENWSKLLPTLMDEWQEDRESLVDLFGRVRDDWLENDLSGWIGANRFYPGTADALKLSNSELYIVTTKQSRFAGALLKELAGVDFPSERIYGLGTGPKVKVLQRLQEMPQHQGLTLHFIEDRLATLKNVIKEPALDKWNLYLVKWGYNTQKEREEAGAISRIQLIDLPDFSKQLK, from the exons ATGGCCGCCGTAGCTCTTCTCGCCGCGCGTCCGGCTCCGGCGCCTGGCGGCCCGGCGAGGAAGGCGGGGCCTTTACCGGCCGCGGGCTGGCGTGTCCGCCCGCACTCCCTTCGCTCCGTCCCGCCGCCCGGAGTAGCGGGGAGGGGCGGGGCCAGGGCGGCGAGGCCCACGCGCGCCGCGATGGGCGGCTGCGACCTGTTCGCCCTCGACTTCGACGGCGTCTTCTGCGACAGCTGCGGCGAGAGCTCCCTCTCCGCCGTCAAG GCCGCCAAGGTGAGGTGGCCGTGGGTGTTTGAGCGGGTCGACGCCGCCATGGAGGAGTGGATTGTGGAGCGGATGCACACC CTTCGTCCAGTGATAGAAACAGGATATGAGAACCTGTTGCTTGTAAGGTTGCTTGTTGAGATCCAGATACCCTCTGTTCGAAAATCATCA GTTGCAGATGGGCTTAGCATCCAAGAAATATTGGAGAACTGGTCAAAACTGTTGCCCACTCTCATGGATGAGTGGCAAGAAGATAGGGAATCTCTTGTAGATCTCTTTGGCCGTGTAAGGGATGACTGGCTTGAAAATGATTTGTCTGGCTGGATAGGTGCTAACAG GTTTTATCCTGGGACGGCTGATGCATTAAAGCTTTCAAACTCTGAACTTTACATAGTTACAACAAAACAG AGTAGATTTGCTGGAGCGCTACTTAAAGAATTGGCTGGAGTAGATTTTCCCTCTGAAAGGATATATGGCCTTGGCACTGG TCCGAAGGTAAAAGTTCTCCAGCGGTTGCAGGAAATGCCACAGCACCAAGGTCTAACACTTCA TTTCATCGAGGACCGACTAGCAACTCTGAAGAATGTGATAAAAGAACCAGCGCTGGACAAATGGAACCTCTACCTGG TGAAATGGGGATACAACACGcagaaagagagggaagaagcaggGGCCATATCAAGGATCCAGCTCATCGATCTCCCAGATTTCAGCAAGCAGCTGAAATAA
- the LOC123411172 gene encoding uncharacterized protein LOC123411172 isoform X2, with protein sequence MAAVALLAARPAPAPGGPARKAGPLPAAGWRVRPHSLRSVPPPGVAGRGGARAARPTRAAMGGCDLFALDFDGVFCDSCGESSLSAVKAAKVRWPWVFERVDAAMEEWIVERMHTLRPVIETGYENLLLVRLLVEIQIPSVRKSSSRFAGALLKELAGVDFPSERIYGLGTGPKVKVLQRLQEMPQHQGLTLHFIEDRLATLKNVIKEPALDKWNLYLVKWGYNTQKEREEAGAISRIQLIDLPDFSKQLK encoded by the exons ATGGCCGCCGTAGCTCTTCTCGCCGCGCGTCCGGCTCCGGCGCCTGGCGGCCCGGCGAGGAAGGCGGGGCCTTTACCGGCCGCGGGCTGGCGTGTCCGCCCGCACTCCCTTCGCTCCGTCCCGCCGCCCGGAGTAGCGGGGAGGGGCGGGGCCAGGGCGGCGAGGCCCACGCGCGCCGCGATGGGCGGCTGCGACCTGTTCGCCCTCGACTTCGACGGCGTCTTCTGCGACAGCTGCGGCGAGAGCTCCCTCTCCGCCGTCAAG GCCGCCAAGGTGAGGTGGCCGTGGGTGTTTGAGCGGGTCGACGCCGCCATGGAGGAGTGGATTGTGGAGCGGATGCACACC CTTCGTCCAGTGATAGAAACAGGATATGAGAACCTGTTGCTTGTAAGGTTGCTTGTTGAGATCCAGATACCCTCTGTTCGAAAATCATCA AGTAGATTTGCTGGAGCGCTACTTAAAGAATTGGCTGGAGTAGATTTTCCCTCTGAAAGGATATATGGCCTTGGCACTGG TCCGAAGGTAAAAGTTCTCCAGCGGTTGCAGGAAATGCCACAGCACCAAGGTCTAACACTTCA TTTCATCGAGGACCGACTAGCAACTCTGAAGAATGTGATAAAAGAACCAGCGCTGGACAAATGGAACCTCTACCTGG TGAAATGGGGATACAACACGcagaaagagagggaagaagcaggGGCCATATCAAGGATCCAGCTCATCGATCTCCCAGATTTCAGCAAGCAGCTGAAATAA